In one Corallococcus sp. EGB genomic region, the following are encoded:
- a CDS encoding DUF3383 family protein, with product MGIESVVNVVVTSLTGGVAQQGFGVPLILGSSQRFPERVRYYSTTRAMAQDGFLPTDAEYRIAARVFSQSPRPPRVAVGRRANRPVQSFTFTPSVANATRYVFQVDDAVVEYTSDATATGAEVTAGLVAAWTALTDKPAVTITDVGSGTAVKAVGAAGAWHDVRVLTPGVLAVAQDGADAGVAADLDACATEQPDWYGILTPTPSRAETLAIAEWTEANGRLFAVASIDSAHLGPFNAAQPTADTFGALKAGSYARTLALQQASTGDFADAAALGYLLATEPGSVTLHLKTLAGVSALPLTDTQVANLRQRNANPYVTLAGRNVVLDGKVSADEFADKVRDTDWFVARLKEDVFLLAANSLKLPFTDPGITVVTSTVGARARLGVNAGFLAEEPAPVVSAPRASEVPAADKAARRLPGVTLTAYIAGAIHSVDPLVVTLSV from the coding sequence ACAGCAGGGCTTCGGGGTGCCCCTCATTCTGGGCAGCAGCCAGCGCTTCCCGGAGAGGGTGCGCTACTACAGCACCACGCGCGCCATGGCGCAGGACGGCTTCCTCCCGACGGACGCCGAGTACCGCATTGCCGCCCGGGTGTTTTCCCAGTCGCCGCGCCCGCCGCGCGTCGCCGTGGGCCGCCGGGCCAACCGCCCGGTGCAGTCCTTCACCTTCACCCCCAGCGTCGCCAATGCCACGCGCTATGTCTTCCAGGTGGACGACGCCGTGGTGGAGTACACCTCGGACGCGACTGCCACCGGCGCCGAAGTCACCGCGGGCCTGGTGGCCGCGTGGACAGCCCTCACGGACAAGCCCGCCGTCACCATCACCGATGTGGGCTCTGGCACTGCGGTGAAGGCTGTGGGCGCGGCGGGGGCGTGGCATGACGTGCGCGTGCTGACGCCCGGCGTGCTGGCCGTCGCGCAGGACGGGGCCGACGCGGGCGTGGCCGCCGACTTGGACGCGTGCGCGACGGAGCAGCCGGACTGGTACGGCATCCTCACGCCCACGCCCTCACGCGCGGAGACGCTCGCCATCGCCGAGTGGACGGAGGCCAACGGGCGCCTCTTCGCTGTCGCCTCCATCGACTCCGCCCACCTGGGGCCCTTCAACGCGGCCCAGCCGACGGCGGACACCTTCGGTGCCCTCAAGGCAGGCAGCTACGCGCGCACGCTGGCCCTTCAGCAGGCCAGCACCGGGGACTTCGCGGACGCCGCCGCACTGGGCTACCTCCTCGCGACGGAGCCCGGCAGCGTCACCCTCCACCTGAAGACGCTCGCGGGTGTCTCCGCGCTGCCTCTCACCGACACCCAGGTGGCCAACCTCCGGCAACGCAACGCCAACCCCTATGTCACCCTGGCCGGCCGCAACGTCGTCCTCGACGGGAAGGTGTCCGCCGACGAGTTTGCCGACAAGGTGCGCGACACGGACTGGTTCGTCGCCCGGCTGAAGGAGGACGTCTTCCTGCTGGCGGCCAACAGCCTCAAGCTGCCCTTCACGGACCCGGGCATCACCGTCGTTACCAGCACCGTCGGGGCGCGGGCCCGGCTGGGCGTCAACGCGGGCTTCCTCGCGGAGGAGCCCGCGCCGGTGGTGTCCGCGCCGCGCGCTTCCGAGGTGCCCGCCGCGGACAAGGCTGCGCGCCGCCTGCCGGGCGTCACCCTCACCGCGTACATCGCCGGCGCCATCCACTCGGTGGATCCGCTGGTTGTCACCCTCTCCGTCTGA
- a CDS encoding phage protein yields the protein MPGQVSQYSSRLVPVVFNGRVLTGMADGTFVKVSMASDSATSYAGADGSVVVSWSADDRATVAVTLHQSSPDHAFLEAASVGHVIGPLEVRDLLQGKVLVRAATAWVQRRADIERGKEAGATEWTFGIANLERHIPG from the coding sequence ATGCCCGGCCAGGTTTCTCAGTACAGCTCCCGGCTCGTCCCCGTCGTCTTCAACGGCCGCGTCCTCACGGGGATGGCGGACGGCACCTTCGTGAAAGTCTCCATGGCGTCTGACAGCGCCACCTCCTACGCGGGGGCGGACGGCAGCGTCGTCGTCTCGTGGAGCGCGGACGACAGGGCCACCGTCGCCGTCACCCTGCACCAGTCCAGCCCGGACCACGCCTTCCTGGAGGCGGCCTCCGTCGGCCACGTCATTGGCCCGCTGGAGGTGCGTGACTTGCTGCAGGGCAAGGTGCTGGTGCGCGCCGCGACGGCGTGGGTGCAGCGCCGCGCCGACATCGAGAGAGGCAAGGAGGCGGGTGCCACGGAGTGGACTTTCGGCATCGCCAACCTGGAGCGCCACATCCCCGGGTAG
- a CDS encoding phage tail assembly chaperone, with protein MQTQKEVTVGGKRILLGKLTPRAAVGLLLELARAGLAHALESVFKGLRGGMTKEQALFALGGTLGALVDRLSPAEFERLAEKALACSTFNGTPVWPQVDAVLAGPFEVLTLVYEALSWQFEDFSSALGVKLSPPPGA; from the coding sequence ATGCAGACGCAGAAGGAAGTCACCGTCGGCGGGAAGCGCATTCTGTTGGGCAAGCTGACGCCCCGGGCCGCGGTGGGCCTGCTATTGGAGCTGGCCCGCGCCGGCCTCGCGCACGCGCTGGAGTCCGTCTTCAAGGGGCTGCGTGGGGGCATGACGAAGGAGCAGGCCCTCTTCGCGCTGGGCGGGACGCTGGGGGCGCTGGTGGACAGACTGTCGCCCGCGGAGTTTGAGCGGCTCGCGGAGAAGGCGCTCGCGTGCAGCACCTTCAACGGCACGCCCGTGTGGCCCCAGGTGGACGCCGTCCTGGCCGGGCCCTTCGAGGTGCTGACGCTGGTGTACGAGGCGCTCAGCTGGCAGTTCGAGGATTTCTCCTCCGCCCTCGGCGTGAAGCTGTCCCCTCCGCCGGGGGCGTAG
- a CDS encoding phage tail tape measure protein, with translation MSVIRELTAVLGIQVDESSLAKADAALEKATTVVLGVGAAWAGAGAALFALVKRTSDAAIQVDRLAASVGLTTDSFQLLTYAAKSVGVDANGLAGALVSLADKAVAAKGGSTELQGAFRKLGVSVVDSKGKLKDVDVLLAELAEGFAKLPDNVTRASLAQKLLGGQGAKLLPLLTQGRDGLKAQADEAAKLGIILNSQAIQASKDFDAALGRLMGTLDGLALSLGTNFMRAATHLVERLQEIAEELVPIIKSKASEWARGLGVAFDFVARAGEHLDWVLGALAVVMVTKLLLATSALTAAQVAQGQAAVVASLRAAAASATATVAAWAAILPWALLAAAIVLAADELYVFSQGGDSLFGRFIKWVDTIDPEDNALINFFKRGMSVLFDLTDTRKWKLYLESILRLFTSYVDLIVELIGSIFAPLKNMKIGFGGGPIAELRSTAVTEAERRRRFADVAAGPTLENRVTDAADAVVGWGRMVARDTKVTGFSVGRGSEDLTPFFGAGGRADTAMSSVARSRTAASYMEVNAPVTLNQTVQAAPGQSPVDVANASMDRAQEALEAQQRATYEAVKQ, from the coding sequence GTGAGTGTCATCCGCGAGCTGACGGCCGTCCTCGGCATTCAGGTGGACGAGTCCAGCCTGGCGAAGGCGGACGCGGCCCTGGAGAAGGCGACGACGGTTGTCCTCGGCGTTGGGGCTGCCTGGGCCGGCGCGGGCGCGGCCCTCTTCGCGCTGGTGAAGCGGACGTCGGACGCGGCCATCCAGGTGGACAGGTTGGCGGCCTCCGTTGGCCTCACCACGGACTCCTTCCAGCTCCTCACCTACGCCGCGAAGTCGGTGGGCGTGGACGCCAACGGCTTGGCCGGCGCCCTCGTCTCCCTGGCGGACAAGGCTGTCGCCGCGAAGGGCGGCAGCACAGAGTTGCAGGGCGCCTTCCGGAAGCTGGGCGTCAGCGTCGTCGACTCCAAGGGCAAGCTGAAGGACGTGGACGTGCTGCTGGCGGAGTTGGCGGAGGGCTTCGCGAAGCTGCCGGACAACGTCACGCGCGCCTCCCTCGCGCAGAAGCTGCTGGGAGGGCAGGGCGCCAAGCTGCTGCCACTCCTCACGCAGGGGCGTGACGGGCTGAAGGCCCAGGCCGACGAAGCCGCCAAGTTGGGCATCATCCTCAACTCGCAGGCCATCCAGGCCTCGAAGGACTTCGACGCGGCCCTCGGGCGGCTGATGGGCACTCTCGACGGGTTGGCGCTTTCGCTCGGCACCAACTTCATGAGGGCGGCTACCCACCTCGTGGAGAGGTTGCAGGAGATTGCAGAGGAGTTGGTGCCCATCATCAAGTCGAAGGCGAGCGAGTGGGCACGTGGTTTGGGCGTAGCCTTCGACTTCGTGGCGCGCGCCGGGGAGCACCTGGACTGGGTGCTGGGCGCCCTTGCCGTCGTCATGGTGACGAAGCTGCTGCTGGCGACGTCCGCCCTCACCGCGGCCCAGGTGGCCCAGGGACAGGCGGCCGTCGTGGCCAGCCTGCGCGCGGCGGCGGCGAGCGCCACCGCCACTGTGGCTGCGTGGGCCGCCATTCTCCCGTGGGCCCTGCTGGCGGCGGCCATCGTCCTCGCGGCGGATGAGCTGTACGTCTTCTCCCAGGGCGGTGACTCCCTCTTCGGCCGCTTCATCAAGTGGGTGGACACCATCGACCCGGAGGACAACGCCCTCATCAACTTCTTCAAGCGCGGCATGTCCGTCCTCTTCGACTTGACGGACACGCGGAAGTGGAAGCTGTACCTGGAGTCCATTCTTCGCCTCTTCACCTCCTACGTGGACCTGATTGTGGAGCTCATCGGCTCCATCTTCGCCCCGCTGAAGAACATGAAGATTGGCTTTGGCGGCGGCCCCATCGCCGAGCTGCGCAGCACTGCGGTGACGGAGGCGGAGCGGCGCCGGCGCTTCGCGGACGTGGCCGCCGGGCCGACGCTGGAAAACCGGGTGACGGACGCAGCGGACGCTGTCGTCGGCTGGGGCCGCATGGTGGCGCGCGACACGAAGGTGACGGGCTTCTCCGTCGGCCGGGGCAGCGAGGACTTGACGCCCTTCTTCGGTGCTGGCGGCCGGGCTGACACCGCCATGTCCAGCGTCGCGCGCTCCCGCACCGCCGCCTCCTACATGGAGGTGAATGCCCCGGTGACTCTCAACCAGACGGTGCAGGCCGCCCCCGGGCAGTCCCCCGTGGACGTGGCCAACGCCTCCATGGACAGGGCCCAGGAGGCCCTCGAGGCCCAGCAGCGCGCCACCTACGAAGCCGTAAAGCAGTAG
- a CDS encoding phage baseplate protein, which yields MARPVLFRYSPTTGERILTLEADAILEANVTQEAQPTDNPVESGADVTDHMVLRPDTWEVRIAISDTPVDGPAEPGRARSAREQLGRLLEARGKLVLALPIGEREPVVLTRFSTAFTTATPHCEVLSLTLREIHTANSLIVPVFRSEHKAMGVLNRGKLVAKPASEELKKKTDAGLKSVLIGIARAASSTFE from the coding sequence ATGGCAAGGCCAGTCCTGTTCCGCTACTCCCCCACCACCGGGGAGCGCATTCTCACCCTGGAGGCGGACGCCATTCTGGAGGCCAACGTCACCCAGGAGGCCCAGCCCACCGACAACCCTGTGGAGTCCGGCGCCGACGTCACGGACCACATGGTGCTGCGCCCCGACACCTGGGAGGTGCGCATTGCCATTTCCGACACGCCCGTGGACGGGCCCGCGGAACCTGGCCGCGCCCGCTCCGCGCGGGAGCAACTGGGCCGCCTGCTGGAGGCGCGCGGCAAGCTGGTGCTGGCCCTCCCCATTGGGGAGCGGGAGCCCGTCGTCCTCACCCGCTTCAGCACCGCCTTCACCACCGCGACGCCCCACTGCGAAGTCCTCTCCCTCACCCTCCGGGAGATCCACACGGCCAACTCCCTCATCGTCCCCGTCTTCCGCTCCGAGCACAAGGCTATGGGCGTCCTCAACCGCGGCAAGTTGGTGGCCAAGCCGGCGAGCGAGGAGCTGAAGAAGAAGACGGATGCTGGACTCAAGTCGGTCCTGATCGGCATCGCTCGAGCGGCGTCTTCGACCTTTGAGTGA
- a CDS encoding DUF2971 domain-containing protein has product MSNPLMDDLFPRFFDFDRNPPETIYHYTTPFGFLEILRTKNLWFSQTGFLNDMVEADYAYCMIRDAIEGRLKSPGSEFERSMLGETLLWSKRLGADSADFASYVACFCEDGDALGQWRGYGSSGSGYAIGMEARWLEACTKGNGVSSHLKKVVYDADVQQAYVLQQIDWFCQQVKRAVEMGKESEQEHLRVLHFQFRLSLAEAYFRFKHPSFRDEREWRLVVFGKQNNGRLKFRSSGSFIVPYLEVGMGRIDGGQDKGLPIAKIVCGPSPHRDLAARAVSLRVAEYDSAGVVKVETSRVPFRPS; this is encoded by the coding sequence ATGTCGAATCCACTGATGGATGATTTGTTTCCTCGGTTTTTTGATTTTGATAGAAATCCACCGGAGACGATTTACCACTATACGACGCCATTTGGATTTTTGGAGATTTTGAGGACAAAGAATTTGTGGTTTAGTCAGACGGGTTTTCTGAATGACATGGTGGAGGCAGATTATGCGTACTGCATGATTCGGGATGCCATTGAGGGGCGGCTAAAATCGCCAGGGTCCGAGTTTGAGCGGAGTATGCTGGGTGAGACTCTTTTGTGGTCGAAGAGGCTTGGTGCGGATTCGGCAGACTTTGCATCGTATGTTGCCTGTTTTTGTGAGGATGGCGATGCCTTGGGGCAGTGGCGTGGGTATGGATCGTCGGGGTCTGGGTATGCCATTGGAATGGAGGCAAGGTGGCTTGAGGCATGTACGAAAGGGAATGGCGTCTCCAGTCACTTGAAAAAAGTGGTGTATGACGCTGATGTGCAGCAGGCTTATGTTCTTCAGCAGATTGATTGGTTTTGTCAGCAGGTTAAACGGGCGGTGGAGATGGGGAAAGAATCGGAGCAGGAGCATCTGCGGGTCCTTCATTTTCAGTTTCGCCTGTCCCTTGCTGAGGCCTATTTTAGGTTTAAGCATCCGAGTTTTCGTGATGAGCGTGAGTGGCGCTTGGTTGTGTTCGGTAAGCAGAATAATGGGAGGCTGAAATTTCGGTCGTCAGGTTCGTTTATTGTTCCGTATTTGGAGGTTGGAATGGGCAGGATTGACGGGGGGCAAGACAAGGGACTGCCCATCGCCAAGATTGTGTGCGGGCCATCGCCTCATCGCGATTTGGCGGCACGTGCAGTGTCTCTCAGGGTTGCGGAGTACGATTCAGCTGGAGTCGTAAAGGTCGAAACGTCGCGTGTTCCGTTTCGGCCTTCGTGA
- a CDS encoding Gp138 family membrane-puncturing spike protein — protein MDSTRQTPTWAQIIRAAVDAGAARLRVHLPARVESYNEARGTVSVVPLLREVADDGDGGQVVEDLPVLNEVPVEWPGAGGFRLTFPVQRGDTGVLSFHDRALDEWKSSTEARLVTPQDVRRHHLADATFRPGVRSPAAPWTGARLDAVTLGFDDGRGGGMQLHLTKQGIALGESAPAYAVALAEKVLSALQDIASKFNGHTHGTSQGPTTTPADAPTPTQITAPTSVGSSTVKVKE, from the coding sequence ATGGACAGCACGCGGCAGACGCCCACCTGGGCGCAAATCATCCGCGCGGCGGTGGACGCGGGCGCGGCGCGGTTGCGCGTGCACCTGCCCGCGCGCGTGGAGTCCTACAACGAGGCGCGTGGCACCGTGTCGGTGGTGCCGCTGCTGCGCGAGGTGGCGGACGACGGAGACGGAGGGCAGGTGGTGGAGGATTTGCCTGTCCTCAACGAGGTGCCCGTGGAGTGGCCCGGCGCGGGGGGCTTCCGCCTCACCTTCCCGGTGCAGCGCGGGGACACCGGCGTCCTCTCCTTCCATGACAGGGCGCTGGACGAGTGGAAGTCGAGCACGGAGGCGCGGCTTGTCACGCCGCAGGACGTGCGCCGTCACCACCTCGCGGACGCCACCTTCCGCCCCGGAGTTCGCTCGCCGGCGGCGCCCTGGACGGGAGCGCGGCTGGACGCGGTGACGCTGGGCTTCGACGACGGCCGGGGCGGTGGCATGCAGTTGCATCTGACGAAGCAGGGCATTGCCCTGGGCGAGTCGGCACCGGCCTACGCGGTGGCGCTCGCGGAGAAGGTGCTGTCAGCCCTCCAGGACATCGCCAGCAAGTTCAACGGGCACACCCACGGTACCTCGCAGGGCCCGACGACGACGCCAGCGGACGCCCCGACTCCAACGCAAATCACGGCGCCCACCAGCGTCGGTAGCTCCACAGTGAAGGTGAAGGAGTAG
- a CDS encoding baseplate J/gp47 family protein translates to MATEYGVTSKGFVPRTLDESHQAVVASLRTQLGPALALTARTPDGVLAGLVGDMLGEVWAAGGGLWGAFDGDAAEGEALDGLCALTGTQRLQATASTVVLALTGDAGTTVPAGSVASVTGVGARFATAASATLVAVPAWAPATVYAVGDVVVGDGRVWRCRVAGASASSGGPSGSGPEVVDGGVTWRLLGAGGALASVAASAEEVGPLAAPAHSLTSIETPVAGWRGVANPLDAEEGRQTEEDDALRARRVLDLRAQGNASAEAIRARMLDASTGAGATSCIVFENATADVDADGVPPHAVEVLVEGGEAQRILETLWQAKAAGIQTHGTESGTVLDSQGKPHVLHFSRPELLDVYVEATAYLTPDAPADDEVAKATLRAAVVALGDSLQVGRNVVRTKVEGALVKVAWVEDVSGLVIGTRPGSLGTANIDVTTRQRARLDSSRVALTLVRLGVEDL, encoded by the coding sequence ATGGCCACGGAGTACGGCGTCACCAGCAAGGGCTTCGTCCCGCGCACGCTGGACGAGTCCCACCAGGCGGTGGTGGCCAGCTTGCGGACGCAGCTGGGCCCCGCGCTGGCCCTCACCGCGCGCACGCCGGACGGCGTTCTGGCGGGACTCGTTGGAGACATGCTGGGCGAAGTGTGGGCCGCGGGCGGAGGACTCTGGGGCGCCTTCGACGGCGACGCGGCGGAGGGCGAGGCGCTGGACGGACTCTGCGCCCTCACCGGCACCCAACGCCTCCAGGCCACCGCCTCCACCGTGGTGCTGGCGCTGACAGGAGACGCGGGCACCACGGTGCCGGCGGGGAGCGTCGCGTCCGTCACGGGTGTGGGGGCGCGCTTCGCCACGGCCGCGTCCGCGACGCTGGTGGCCGTGCCCGCGTGGGCACCCGCCACGGTGTACGCGGTAGGGGACGTCGTGGTGGGCGATGGGCGGGTGTGGCGCTGCCGTGTGGCGGGCGCGTCCGCGAGCTCGGGCGGGCCGTCCGGCAGCGGCCCGGAGGTGGTGGACGGCGGCGTCACCTGGCGCCTCCTCGGCGCGGGCGGGGCGCTGGCCTCCGTCGCGGCCTCCGCGGAGGAGGTGGGGCCGCTCGCCGCCCCGGCCCACAGCCTCACGTCCATTGAAACTCCGGTGGCGGGCTGGCGCGGCGTCGCTAATCCGCTGGACGCGGAGGAGGGGAGACAGACGGAAGAGGACGACGCGCTGCGGGCCCGCCGCGTCCTCGACTTGCGTGCCCAGGGCAACGCCTCGGCGGAGGCCATCCGCGCGCGCATGCTGGACGCGTCCACGGGCGCGGGGGCCACCTCCTGCATCGTCTTCGAGAATGCCACGGCCGACGTGGACGCGGACGGCGTGCCGCCCCACGCGGTGGAGGTGCTGGTGGAGGGCGGGGAGGCGCAGCGGATTCTGGAAACGCTGTGGCAGGCGAAGGCGGCTGGCATCCAGACGCATGGCACCGAAAGCGGCACGGTGCTGGACTCCCAGGGCAAGCCCCACGTGCTGCATTTCAGCCGGCCCGAGCTGCTGGACGTGTACGTCGAGGCGACGGCGTACCTCACGCCGGACGCGCCCGCGGACGACGAGGTGGCGAAGGCGACGCTGCGCGCGGCCGTGGTGGCGCTGGGGGACTCCCTCCAGGTGGGCCGCAACGTGGTGCGCACGAAGGTGGAGGGCGCGCTGGTGAAAGTGGCGTGGGTGGAGGACGTCTCCGGCCTCGTCATCGGCACCCGTCCCGGCAGCCTGGGCACCGCCAACATCGACGTCACCACTCGCCAGCGGGCGCGCCTCGACTCCAGTCGCGTCGCGCTGACGCTGGTGCGCTTGGGCGTGGAGGACTTGTAG
- a CDS encoding transglycosylase SLT domain-containing protein: MTSLAELEQRLPKHLAQWSRELHAASTVARLCPYLLAAVCDRESRGGLALKPPGPAGTGDFGHGRGLMQVDDRFHPGFLMASDSAGKHLWKLPAYNILYGALLLRANVDALKDVHLALAAYNAGVSKVRRAADAITMGGDAAKIMEQRRAAADALTSGGDYGRDVLRRRAQWAPAEAPLEC; this comes from the coding sequence ATGACGTCCCTCGCCGAGTTGGAGCAGCGCCTGCCGAAGCACCTGGCGCAGTGGAGTCGCGAGCTTCACGCCGCGTCCACGGTGGCTCGCCTGTGCCCGTACCTGCTCGCGGCCGTCTGTGACCGCGAGTCTCGCGGTGGACTCGCGCTCAAGCCCCCGGGCCCGGCGGGCACTGGGGACTTCGGGCACGGACGCGGGCTGATGCAGGTGGACGACCGGTTCCACCCGGGCTTCCTCATGGCCTCCGACAGCGCCGGGAAGCACCTGTGGAAGCTGCCCGCGTACAACATCCTCTACGGGGCGCTGCTCCTCCGCGCCAACGTGGACGCGCTCAAGGACGTGCACCTCGCGCTCGCCGCTTACAACGCGGGCGTGAGCAAGGTGCGTCGGGCGGCTGATGCCATTACGATGGGCGGGGACGCGGCGAAGATCATGGAGCAGCGCCGCGCCGCCGCTGACGCGCTGACGTCCGGTGGCGACTACGGCCGGGATGTCCTCCGGCGCCGCGCGCAGTGGGCGCCCGCCGAAGCGCCGCTGGAGTGCTGA
- a CDS encoding HNH endonuclease → MPNCQPKPRKRRNIAERFWEKVRKGEGCWEWTLAHLRGYGVFTANGKHLRAHRVAWELTNGPIPEGVLVCHHCDNPGCVRPDHLFLGSNADNNADRDSKGRQARGAKVVPRTLPRGDEHWTRRQPDRLQRGDANPSRRLREKLKRGESHPNAKLTREVVLEIRAAHAEGVLAKALAERFGVSRHLIYRVVKKTLWAHVVSEKPPETSPCHPSS, encoded by the coding sequence ATGCCAAACTGCCAGCCAAAACCTCGGAAGCGTCGCAATATTGCCGAGCGATTCTGGGAAAAGGTCCGCAAGGGAGAGGGGTGTTGGGAGTGGACCCTTGCCCACCTGCGGGGATACGGGGTCTTCACAGCGAACGGAAAGCACCTGCGGGCGCACCGGGTCGCATGGGAGCTGACCAACGGTCCCATCCCAGAAGGCGTATTGGTCTGCCACCACTGCGACAATCCGGGGTGCGTCAGGCCTGACCATCTCTTCCTGGGCTCAAATGCCGACAACAACGCAGACAGGGACTCGAAGGGACGCCAAGCCCGTGGCGCAAAAGTTGTGCCGCGCACCCTCCCACGCGGTGACGAGCACTGGACTCGTCGGCAACCCGATCGCCTACAGCGCGGCGACGCGAATCCGTCTCGAAGGCTTCGGGAGAAGCTCAAGCGCGGCGAGTCGCATCCGAACGCGAAGCTCACCCGCGAGGTTGTTCTTGAAATCAGGGCGGCTCACGCCGAAGGCGTCTTGGCCAAGGCTCTGGCGGAACGCTTCGGCGTGAGCCGTCATCTGATTTACCGAGTCGTCAAGAAGACGCTATGGGCGCACGTCGTTTCAGAAAAACCACCTGAGACCAGCCCCTGCCATCCGAGTTCCTGA
- a CDS encoding ParA family protein yields the protein MAKIVSLFNHKGGVSKTTTTFNLGWALASLGKRVLLVDGDPQCNLTGMVLGFDGKSDFDVFYTQNPDANLCAGLAPVFASQKALTPAKVVATTKSGMQLLAGHIDLSDYEAQMAVAFTTPVALPALRNMPGSVGALLRMTAEENEVDVVLVDMSPSIGAFNQAIFLGSDFFFVPTSPDYFCLLAVDSLAKVLPKWNAGATSFRTGVTYPLPPNGPTFIGMISQKYRPRNGSPAKAFQHWIDAVKTRVSSSLVPALAAQQMSVTAKQFASAGCGDTPFNLANIADFNGLIARSQALQKPPFALTDSELQVGGDVLDNMKKSRDDFNETFEALAKSVITLTGI from the coding sequence CGTCAGCTTGTTCAATCACAAGGGCGGCGTCAGCAAGACGACCACGACGTTCAACCTTGGCTGGGCGCTTGCCTCGCTCGGGAAGCGAGTCCTGCTGGTAGATGGTGACCCGCAGTGCAACCTGACGGGAATGGTCCTCGGGTTCGACGGGAAGTCTGATTTCGACGTCTTCTACACTCAGAACCCAGACGCGAACCTTTGCGCTGGTTTGGCCCCCGTCTTCGCGTCGCAGAAAGCACTCACGCCAGCGAAAGTTGTAGCCACGACGAAGTCTGGTATGCAGCTTCTCGCCGGCCATATCGACCTCTCGGACTACGAAGCGCAAATGGCGGTGGCGTTCACCACGCCCGTAGCGCTCCCCGCCCTTCGCAACATGCCGGGCTCTGTTGGCGCGCTTCTTCGGATGACAGCGGAAGAGAACGAAGTGGATGTCGTCCTCGTCGATATGAGTCCAAGCATCGGAGCATTCAATCAAGCGATATTCCTTGGCTCAGACTTTTTCTTTGTGCCCACTAGCCCCGATTACTTCTGCCTCCTCGCAGTCGACTCGCTAGCGAAAGTGCTCCCGAAGTGGAATGCAGGTGCTACGAGTTTCCGCACTGGAGTTACCTATCCCCTTCCTCCAAACGGGCCCACCTTCATTGGAATGATCTCGCAGAAGTATCGACCAAGAAACGGAAGCCCGGCGAAGGCGTTCCAGCATTGGATTGATGCTGTCAAAACTCGCGTGAGTTCTAGCCTCGTGCCTGCTCTTGCTGCGCAGCAAATGTCGGTTACAGCGAAGCAGTTCGCGAGCGCGGGGTGTGGCGATACCCCGTTCAACCTAGCGAATATCGCGGACTTCAACGGACTAATCGCACGTTCTCAAGCACTCCAGAAGCCGCCGTTTGCGCTCACCGACTCTGAACTCCAAGTGGGGGGCGACGTGCTCGATAACATGAAGAAGAGCAGGGACGACTTTAACGAAACCTTTGAAGCACTCGCAAAGAGCGTCATTACGCTCACTGGGATATGA